One Homo sapiens chromosome 3, GRCh38.p14 Primary Assembly genomic window carries:
- the TRA2B gene encoding transformer-2 protein homolog beta isoform 1 (isoform 1 is encoded by transcript variant 1): MSDSGEQNYGERESRSASRSGSAHGSGKSARHTPARSRSKEDSRRSRSKSRSRSESRSRSRRSSRRHYTRSRSRSRSHRRSRSRSYSRDYRRRHSHSHSPMSTRRRHVGNRANPDPNCCLGVFGLSLYTTERDLREVFSKYGPIADVSIVYDQQSRRSRGFAFVYFENVDDAKEAKERANGMELDGRRIRVDFSITKRPHTPTPGIYMGRPTYGSSRRRDYYDRGYDRGYDDRDYYSRSYRGGGGGGGGWRAAQDRDQIYRRRSPSPYYSRGGYRSRSRSRSYSPRRY; the protein is encoded by the exons GAATCCCGTTCTGCTTCCAGAAGTGGAAGTGCTCACGGATCGGGGAAATCTGCAAGGCATACCCCTGCAAGGTCTCGCTCCAAGGAAGATTCCAGGCGTTCCAGATCAAAGTCCAGGTCCCGATCTGAATCTAG GTCTAGATCCAGAAGAAGCTCCCGAAGGCATTATACCCGGTCACGGTCTCGCTCCCGCTCCCATAGACGATCACGTAGCAGGTCTTACAGTCGAGATTATCGTAGACGGCACAGCCACAGCCATTCTCCCATGTCTACTCGCAGGCGTCATGTTGGGAATCGG gcaAATCCTGATCCTAACTGTTGTCTTGGAGTATTTGGGCTGAGCTTGTACACCACAGAAAGAGATCTAAGAGAAGTGTTCTCTAAATATGGTCCCATTGCCGATGTGTCTATTGTATATGACCAGCAGTCTAGGCGTTCAAGAGGATTTgcctttgtatattttgaaaatgtagatGATGCCAAGGAA GCTAAAGAACGTGCCAATGGAATGGAGCTTGATGGGCGTAGGATCAGAGTTGATTTCTCTATAACAAAAAGACCACATACGCCAACACCAGGAATTTACATGGGGAGACCTACCTA tggCAGCTCTCGCCGTCGGGATTACTATGACAGAGGATATGATCGGGGCTATGATGATCGGGACTACTATAGCAGATCATACAG aggaggaggtggaggaggaggaggatggagagCTGCCCAAGACAGGGATCAGATTTATAG AAGGCGGTCACCTTCTCCTTACTATAGTCGTGGAGGATACAGATCACGTTCCAGATCTCGATCATACTCACCTC GTCGCTATTAA
- the TRA2B gene encoding transformer-2 protein homolog beta isoform 2 (isoform 2 is encoded by transcript variant 2): MSTRRRHVGNRANPDPNCCLGVFGLSLYTTERDLREVFSKYGPIADVSIVYDQQSRRSRGFAFVYFENVDDAKEAKERANGMELDGRRIRVDFSITKRPHTPTPGIYMGRPTYGSSRRRDYYDRGYDRGYDDRDYYSRSYRGGGGGGGGWRAAQDRDQIYRRRSPSPYYSRGGYRSRSRSRSYSPRRY, from the exons ATGTCTACTCGCAGGCGTCATGTTGGGAATCGG gcaAATCCTGATCCTAACTGTTGTCTTGGAGTATTTGGGCTGAGCTTGTACACCACAGAAAGAGATCTAAGAGAAGTGTTCTCTAAATATGGTCCCATTGCCGATGTGTCTATTGTATATGACCAGCAGTCTAGGCGTTCAAGAGGATTTgcctttgtatattttgaaaatgtagatGATGCCAAGGAA GCTAAAGAACGTGCCAATGGAATGGAGCTTGATGGGCGTAGGATCAGAGTTGATTTCTCTATAACAAAAAGACCACATACGCCAACACCAGGAATTTACATGGGGAGACCTACCTA tggCAGCTCTCGCCGTCGGGATTACTATGACAGAGGATATGATCGGGGCTATGATGATCGGGACTACTATAGCAGATCATACAG aggaggaggtggaggaggaggaggatggagagCTGCCCAAGACAGGGATCAGATTTATAG AAGGCGGTCACCTTCTCCTTACTATAGTCGTGGAGGATACAGATCACGTTCCAGATCTCGATCATACTCACCTC GTCGCTATTAA